DNA from Thermococcus sp. LS1:
ATTGAAAAGCTTTGCCCTTTCGATTCCCATCTGAATGCTCAAAAGACTTTTATACGTTAACTGCAGAGGCATTAATGGACAAACGTCAACGGTGATGACCATGGAGGCACTTGAAAGGGCCCTTAAATGGGCTGAGGACAACCTGAAAGCGGAATACATAGAGTTAAGGTATGAGAACTTAAGAAAAACAACGCTCGGCCTCAAGGATGGCGTCTTTACGAGCTTCACCGGCAAGTTCCATCAGGGCGTTGCGATAAGGGTTCTCGCCGACGGTGCCTGGGGCTTTTCTTCGACGAGCGACCTTAACAACCTCGAGAAGGCCATCGAGGAGGCCTACAAACTCGCCAGGGCCGCTGCTCAGACCAAGAAAGAGAAGATTGAGCTGGCTGAGATAAAGCCTGTTCAGGACTTCGTGAAGAGCAAAATGAAGATTAAACCTGCTCAGGTAGACGTCGAGGAGAAAGTCACCCACCTCAGGGAGCTTGAGAAGCTCCTCAAGGAGGATAATGCAGTAAAGAGCGTTCAGATACGCTACGAAGACGGCAGCGGGCAGAAGATACTCCTCACCAACGAGGGGACCAGAATAGAGTGGGGCTACAACTACCTCTTCCAGGGAACCTACGTTACCGGAAAGAAGGAAGGGAAGCTTGCGATGGCAAGGGACAGCATCGGAGCCGTTGACCACGGCTGGGAACTCATGACAGACTACGAGCCCAACGAGAAGGTAACTGAGAGGCTCCTCAGGAAGATGCACTCCCAGCTGGACGGCATCGCTCCAAAGCGCGGCGAGTGGCCCATCGTCGCGGGCCCAATAGTCGTCGGCATCATCGCCCACGAAGCTCTTGGCCACCTTGCAGAGGCGGACTTAACGATAAATTCACCGTTTAAGGATCTCATCGGCAAGCAGATTGCCCCAGAGTACGTCACAATGAGCGAGCGCTATGTTGAGGGCGGCTTTGGCAACGATAAGTACGATGACGAGGGTGTTCCGGTTAAGGACATCCACATCATCGAGAACGGAATTCTCAAGGAGATAATGCTCAACCGCGAGTACGCCCACAAGTGGGGCATGGAGCCGAACGGCCATGCGAGGGCCGAGAGCTACCGCTACCCGCCGATAATCAGGATGCGCAATACCGTCTTCGAGCCCGGTGATTACTCCTTCGAGGAGCTCATCGAGGACATAAAGTTCGGTTACTACGTGGTTGACTTCCGCGGCGGCCAAGCGCAGCTCAACTCGGCCTTCCAGGTTGGAATTCAGGAAGGCTACGTCATCAGGAACGGTGAGATTGCAGAGCCTATACGGGACACTTCTATCACCGGCGTGGCAATAGAGGCCCTCAAGAAGATAAGCGCGGTCGGTAAGGACTTCGGTCTTGAAGTCGGCTTCTGCGGAAAGGGACAGACGGCCTTCGTCAGCTCGGGCGGTCCGCACATGCGCTTTGACGGGGGAATACTCATCGGGTGAGGTGGTGAAGATGGAGGAGCTTATACGCTTCGGCGAGAAGTTTTTCGACGAGCTCGAAATAGCCGTTTACCGCTCCCGCGATGTTAGCGTCAACATTGAACTGAACGAGATTTCAATGGCGAGCGTCAGAAGCGGCGCCGTAACGATAATCAGGGGAATAAAGGACAAGCGCCTCGGCCTGGCGATAATCGACAGCGACGAGCCGGCAAGAATAAGGGAGGCAATAGAGCAGGCTGCAAAGATGGCGAAGCTCAACAGCCCAGATGAGAAGTGGGTTTCACTTCCAGAGCCGGGCAAATACCGCGAGGCCCCAAAGCCAAACTATGAGCTTAAGGAGACCTCTCCTGACCATCTGGTCGAAATGGTGGTTCACGGCATTAAGCTCGCCCGCGAGAAAGACCCCAACGCT
Protein-coding regions in this window:
- a CDS encoding TldD/PmbA family protein — protein: MEALERALKWAEDNLKAEYIELRYENLRKTTLGLKDGVFTSFTGKFHQGVAIRVLADGAWGFSSTSDLNNLEKAIEEAYKLARAAAQTKKEKIELAEIKPVQDFVKSKMKIKPAQVDVEEKVTHLRELEKLLKEDNAVKSVQIRYEDGSGQKILLTNEGTRIEWGYNYLFQGTYVTGKKEGKLAMARDSIGAVDHGWELMTDYEPNEKVTERLLRKMHSQLDGIAPKRGEWPIVAGPIVVGIIAHEALGHLAEADLTINSPFKDLIGKQIAPEYVTMSERYVEGGFGNDKYDDEGVPVKDIHIIENGILKEIMLNREYAHKWGMEPNGHARAESYRYPPIIRMRNTVFEPGDYSFEELIEDIKFGYYVVDFRGGQAQLNSAFQVGIQEGYVIRNGEIAEPIRDTSITGVAIEALKKISAVGKDFGLEVGFCGKGQTAFVSSGGPHMRFDGGILIG